In Chiroxiphia lanceolata isolate bChiLan1 chromosome 7, bChiLan1.pri, whole genome shotgun sequence, the DNA window CACTCCACCCTAAACTTTGCAGCAgcattccctctcctctccccgTAACAGCCCTGTGCAATCCCCAGCACTCGGGCCCTCCAGGGGCGGTCCAGAGCAGGGTGCAGAGTCTCATGCCTTCCCTGGGCACACACTTTACACCTTGCCTACCACCTGTTTCTACTGTGCCCACAGTGCTTCGGCCagcagttttcatttccttccaaaGGCTGAATTGCTCTGTGGTGGTAATGTCCTAGCTTAGCCCTTCCTGAGCTGCCAGGTCCCTGGGATGCCCCAGTCTCATCCCTTGAGGTGCTCAGATGTCAACTGAGGTGCCTGGACACCTTTCTACGCTGCGGCCCACCCACATGGAGAAGGAAGGGCTGTGAAGTCTGGGGGAGATCTCTACCCTGGCAGTGGGACTCACAGGGGAGAGCACGTCCCCATCGAAGCGGCGCACAGGGTTGGGCTTGCGGCGGTAAGCAGGCTCTGGTGGGTGGGTTTTGTGCTGGTGGGGTGGCGGGTGGTGGGGTCTCcgcttcttcttcttctcctttcgGTCTTCCCTCTGCTTGATGCGCATCAGCTGCACCCGGCGTTGCTGCCGGCTGATGATCACTGTGGAGCAGAGGGGCCTGTGAGCACTGGAGAGCACACCCAAATGATCTCTGCACCCAAACCAGTGCCAGCTTTGTGCACTCAAGCCTCCCTTTGagtgctgtgctgccacagaGTCCCAAACCCCATATCTGTCCATGCAAACCAGGTGCTGGGAACCTCCACCCCGGTCCCTAGCGTCCCTGGCTCCTCCATTCACCCTGCACATGCAAATCTCCCCCAGTCTCCACACACCTTCTGTATGGGAGTAGCCCTCGCCTGTgaccttccactggaccaggaCACCCAGTGTGGTGAGGAGTGGCCAGACGCCCAGAATGACCCAGCTGTACCAGCACACGGGGCGAGCAGGGGCCACCTTGATGCGTTCGTAGATGTATTGCACCAGGAGGAAGAGCTCAATGAAGTAGTCGATGGTGACGGTCATGATGGCGCTCCCAAAGACGGCAGTGGAGAGGGTGGTGAAGAAGCGCTGCCACTGCAGGGTGAGGACGGCGAAGAGCATCCCCACACCCAGGAGCAGCGCAATGGGGATCCACACTGTCGGCGGGTGGTAGAATTGCTCCATCACTACCAGTGTggccactgccagcagcagccccaggagcagccccaccATGAAGAGGCCAACGCTGCGCACCAGCATGGTGACCAGCCCACACAGGACTCCAATGCCCAGCCCAATGCCCACTGAGGCCTCCACGCTCAGCTGTGTGTCCAGCACTCGCTCCTTGTAGCACAGcatgaagatgatgatggaGCCAAACATCAGCCCCGTCAGGAACATGACGGCTTTGAAGCAGCGGTAGCCTATGGAGAGACCACCACAGTCAGAGAGTGGATGGacagcacccccagctcccgcctgcccttctccctgcttgcccctccagctgctgggctggccTGGCTCACCAAAGAAGCAGTAGATGATGCCAAAAAGGCAGCACATGGCGCACACCACCGAGGGCACCACCTGGTAGCGACGCTCGAtttcctgctggcagctgggctCCCACTCCTGGCCTGGCTCGTGCGGCAGCAGCTTGAACCGCAGCGTCTGCACAGTTGCAGTCATGGCTCTGGGGACTCCCGGGAGAGGCATCAAAAGCTCCACTCCTGCCTCATGGCTTGCCGGCAAAACTGTGTTCCGGCACCCGCCCCACCTGGTGAGAAAGAGACAAGGGGAATGGAGACACCACTGGCACGTGCCTGGAAGCAATCCCAGCACTCAGCCACCAGAAATCCTGCTCTGTCCCCCCACTACTatgtgggaagagagggaatGGGGGAACAGCCTCATCGGTGGGGGTGCACGCCATCACACAGCATGTGGCTGAAGGGATGCACTGTCCCCAGAGAACCTGCCTGCACCCCCAGGAGCTTCGTGTTGTTTTATAATTTGTCTGTGTCTTCAATTTCCTGCCCATGGCTCTCCAGCACCCTTTTCCTGCTCGATTAACAGGAGACTTCCACAACCTGGTATTTTCTGCCTGTGAAGTAATTATGCTCAGTAATTAAGTCACCCCTCAGTCTTCTATTTTTATAGGCTAAACAGATTGAGCTCTTTAAGCTTGTACTCCAAGGCATTTTCTCCAATCCTCTAATCATATTTCTGGctatttttcatctctgctccagctcctaGTGTCCTTGTAAAAACAAATTGGGCCTCCACACTGGATCCCATGCCAACCTATGGGGCCAGAGAGGCACCAGCCCTAGATGTTCCTGCTCCTTACCCGAGGGCTCACCCCTaatgctgcagctgtgccaggacgCTGAGCAAGCAGTTACTAGGCCCCCCACAGCGCCTACACAGACGGAGGGGTCATAATCCCCTGCAAAGACTGATCCAGCTCCAGTTTAAACCTAATTACAGCGGCCGtctgctgctcccacctggAGCCAGTTCCAGCATCCCTTTGCCCCCGTAGTCCCTTTAAAGGCTCAGTTGGTTTAGAATGGGCTTATTGTCACTGATTGTCCCCAGGCCAGCATCACTCCTTCCCAGTGCCAAGTTAAAGCAGCCAGTTCAGGACAGCTCACAAAAACACTGCTCTGAGAAGGAGCACGGAAGAGGGTAGAGGCTGCAGTCATGGCTCCCTGTTGCCCAGCACCTCACTGCTGCCCGGCCGGACTCCACTGGCATCTCTTCCCCTGCCACTggcctcctccctccctccggcTGGGGAAGGAACCACCAGCTAGGGCAAATCCCCGTGGGGAAAGCCAAGCACAGAGCCTAATCCCAAGGAAGCAGGCgggcacagagcaggcagcCAAGTGCGGGGCCCCGAGGGGATGCTAAGCAGGATTGGACTTTACCCGAAGAGCCCAGGAGCGACGAGCCGGCCCTGGTGGGGCTGGGTGATGCTGTGTGGGGTGAGAGTAGGGCTCTGCCACCCCACGGGGCCGGGGATGGGACAGGGTACGGCTGGCTGGCCGGTGTGGGGACAGCATGGCTTGGCACGGCTTGGCACGGCTTGGCACGGCTCAGCACGGCCGGTGGAGTGGTAGGAGGGCAGCggggtgctgctctgtgccctgaGTCCACGCCGGGCCGGTGCAGAGCTCGGGGCAGGGCCGCCCTGGAGGGCCGGTCCCAGCGGGGCGGCGGGCAGGGCTGCGGGCAGCGGCGCGGGCGGCTGGCGGCGCCCATTGGCGCGGGCACTGTTGCTAGGGGAGCCCAGCGCCTGCTCATTGGCGCCGGGACTTACCCACCTGCTgccgcccgccccgggcccCCCGGCCTCCCCTTCCCGCCCCGCGGGGCAcggcgcggcgggggccgggggcagcgccCGGGAcacggccccgccgcggcgCCCCCCGGTCGGGCCCCACCGCACCCGCCGGGCCCGGGACCGCCGAGGCGGGCGCGGCGTTGCCGAGCGACGGCCGCAAAGGCcgccggggcgcggggccgctCCGCCCCTCTCTTTGTTCGgggcgggggtcccgggggCCGCTCCGCCAGGCCAACCCGCATGCCCATCCCGGGCTTCGCGCTCGCTCCGCCGCACGAGGGGAGGACCGGGACCCCGGTGCCACAGCCCTTCCCCCGAGGGGTCCGGCGCGTCCCCCGCCTGCCGGACCCCCACGTGCGGACCCCCCCGTGCCGCTCCGCCTGCTCCCACCTGCGCTCCCGgcgcggcagcggcggcggccccgcggcgccCGGCGCTCCCGGCGCTCCCGGCGCTCCCGGCGCTCCCGGCCGCGGGCCCCGCGCATGGtggcggcgcggccgccgcgcGGTGCTGAGCGGACAGCTCCGCTGACGTCACCGCGCCGTCATCGCGGCCCGGGGGCGGGGCATCGCGGCCCGGGGGCGGGGCCTCTGCGATGGGCGGGGCGTGAGGTGGGGGTGTGCGGTGGGGTGTGAATTGGGGTGTGCGGTGCGGTGTGCACGGGCACGTGCGCTGTGTGTACATCGGAGTGTGTATTGGGCTGTGCATTGGGCGGCGCACTGGGGTGTACAATGAGGTGTGCACTGGGGTGTGCACTGGGGTTTGCATTGGGATGTGCGCCTGGGTGGGTATTTGGGTGTACACTGGGGTGCACTGAGGTGTGCGTTGCGGTCTGCTCTGGCGTGTGCACTTGGGTGTGCCTTGGGGTGTGCATTTTGTACATTGGGGTTTGCACTgtggtgtgccctgggctgtgctctgggatgtgcACAGGTGTGCAGTGGGATGTGCCCTGGGGTGGGCACTGGGGGTGTACATCAGGGTGTGCACTGGGGTGCCATGCCCTGTGCCGTGGGGGACTCAGCCCAAGGCCCTATGTGCAGCACAGTGCAGTGTGGTCCGTGCCATGCCATGTGTGCCATGTGCTGGGTGTACAGCAGCTGTGAGGTCTGTGGGCCCCTCAGGATGGTGCGTAGGGACAGAGTGGATTGGGGTGCAGAGGTGTGGATGTGAAAACTGCAGGATAACCTCATGTCAGTTGTGCATGGGGTTGTGCAGTGTGCAAGGGGCTGTGCTAGGGCCACAGGAATTGCAGTGCCTGCATTCTGACGGGACAAATGTACACATCAAGGGCACCTAGAGTGGCTGCCCAACCATCCCCCCACGAGCGGATGGGAGATACAACCATGGCAGGCAGATGTGGGGAcacagtgctctgcagaggcagagctctCTGGAGCTGGCGCCTCCTGGCTGTGGCGCACAGGGACCCCCGGGAAATCCTGGCAGGGAGAAAGCTCTTGGCAGAAGCTGCCGTTCCCctggcagccccttcccagccccatgCCAACACTGGAGAGACAAaggcgggagctgcagctggtaGGGGGCTAGAAGGGACTGCTGGAGGAACggcactgctgcctgcttgCCCCACAGGATCTCCCAAGGCCGGGCAGGGGGACCCTGGGCTTAGCCACTGCCCATGCAAGCCCTGGGGAGACATGTGCTCTGACCACAGCTTCTTCTCCATGCAGGTTTCCCAGGctaaaagtctgaaaaattcATTACTTTCTCTGATCTGTACCTCTGTCTAAATATAAGTTCAGATCAACAGCGTCATTTCAGAATGAAACCTCACATCACTCGTGTAAAATGATCCAGGTTTGTACAAGGTGGCTAAAGTTACATATTCCAACCCATAAAGGAAATCAAATACATCAATTTCGATCACGTTTCTCTGTGTACAGAAAACAGGCTCCTTTGTTTTTTATATTATCATGCCTGTTTTTTTGACCTTTGTGCATGGAAAATCTTTGCTCATTTCCTAGTTCTGCATCTTTTCCCTTCCGGTATCTCCTCATCCCATTGCGTTCTCTCTGTTTCTAGTTTTTATATGTTCTTCATTAAACTGCCGTCCACGTGACTGCCTTTGCCTATTGCTTGTCTTGGCCtattcaggagaaaaaaggcCTATGAAAATGAGCCGAACTTGGATGATGGTCTAGTATCTCAGGGGGGTGAGATGCTGCCAACTGCTTCTCGATGAAAACAGGctgctttgtttcagaaaatgaaagagatcCTGGAACTGAGCGGGCCCCCGGCTGCCCTCAGTGCCCGCAGTGCTCTGTGGCTGCTGGTGCTCCCAAGGGCAGGTGGGCTGTGTTTCATGGGGAGGGTGGAATGGGTTCCCCACCAGCCAGAGTAAATCCAGAGGCACTTGAGAGTCCCAGTGCCTGTGACGCTGCTGGAAGTGAAGCCATAGGCTGGGAATGGGCGGAAAAGCCAGGTCCTCCTTCTTGTCCTTATTCAGTAATGCCTGGCACTGAGTGGCCATGTAGGGCTACTGTCCTTGTAGCTTCTGGGTTGGATCATTCCTGTGCTGGAAGCTCTGTTTGTGCAGCAAACTCTGCTCCAAGAcgttttttccagctctgtctgCTCAGGGGGCTCTTTCTGGCAGCTGGTGCAACAGTGGCTACGTGCTGCAGACAGCTCATGGTGGAATGGTGACCCGACCAAAGGAGCCCGCTTTGGTCCAGTTTGACTCACATGATAGGGGTCCCTGCTGCTGGTATTTCCTGCAGTCTGCCTGTCCTCCGGGATGGTTTGCTGCTCTGCATCCAAGGGGCTTCCAGCTGGCATACCTGGCGTGCTCAGCTGCCAATTGCAGCCCGCGGCTCACGCTTTGCTGAGGCCAGACCCTCACCCCTCATCCACCCACAATCACTGGGCACCTCCTGGGGACTTTCAGGAAGAGCCCAGAGCCACCACAGACATCTTTTGGAAGACCCTCGGGCGGAGATTTGGGGAACGTGTCGCTTGAAGCCCACCATGAAATCATCAACGCCGTGGTTTGGGCTGTCCCGGGGAGGAGACACACGGCCCCGCGGTGGCCACCCTGCCCCGAGCACAAAGGGTCGGGGAAACGCGCCCTTAAGCCGGCTCAGGTGCGAGGTCCCCGGCGGACGCGCTTTCCGAGCCGGATGGGGCTCTGTGGGCGGGGGAGCTGCACTGCTGCCCTACAGCGCCGGGGGTGCACACGACGGCACGGGACAGCCCCACCGCGCCTCCCCTGCTCCGGCCGGTGCCCCTCGGGGGTGCGGGGGGGTCCCGGCCGTACCCTCGGGGGGTCCCCGCCGCGCGGTCTCCCAGCAACCTGGA includes these proteins:
- the TMEM198 gene encoding transmembrane protein 198; amino-acid sequence: MPLPGVPRAMTATVQTLRFKLLPHEPGQEWEPSCQQEIERRYQVVPSVVCAMCCLFGIIYCFFGYRCFKAVMFLTGLMFGSIIIFMLCYKERVLDTQLSVEASVGIGLGIGVLCGLVTMLVRSVGLFMVGLLLGLLLAVATLVVMEQFYHPPTVWIPIALLLGVGMLFAVLTLQWQRFFTTLSTAVFGSAIMTVTIDYFIELFLLVQYIYERIKVAPARPVCWYSWVILGVWPLLTTLGVLVQWKVTGEGYSHTEVIISRQQRRVQLMRIKQREDRKEKKKKRRPHHPPPHQHKTHPPEPAYRRKPNPVRRFDGDVLSPSYIQSFRERQTGPSLNSLIASSHAVVDLDYDCSSTVPLTTGSGPAVRV